A region from the Triplophysa rosa linkage group LG4, Trosa_1v2, whole genome shotgun sequence genome encodes:
- the LOC130553069 gene encoding basigin encodes MTPPPLIFLLMIHVEGDSVTLTCSSESNPPVHIYSWFKENQTSSVGSGQTFSISNINSRLSGWFYCVAQNKHGSQRSDAVSLTVKGGNVRVVYVVAGVAAGCGGLIFILIVVFVWKRKRRPDDIRHTQDDIYSTVTARVSETESRDTEEIQYATVHHLKDMKTSEETEDVYENSAVQQHDAAERSDVQMMEDQSVIYSMVKCK; translated from the exons ATGACTCCTCCCCCTCTGATCTTTCTTCTCATGATTCACG TGGAGGGTGATTCAGTGACTCTGACCTGCAGCAGTGAATCAAATCCACCTGTTCACATCTACAGCTGGTTTAAAGAGAATCAAACATCATCTGTTGGATCTGGACAGACGTTCAGCATCAGTAACATTAATTCACGTCTCAGTGGATGGTTTTACTGTGTGGCTCAGAATAAACATGGATCTCAGAGATCAGATGCTGTTTCACTCACTGTTAAAG GAGGAAATGTCAGAGTTGTGTATGTGGTTGCTGGGGTCGCGGCTGGATGTGGAGGTTTAATCTTCATTCTCATCGTTGTGTTTGTCTG GAAGCGCAAACGCAGACCTGATGACATCAGACACACGCag GATGACATTTATTCCACCGTAACAGCGAGAGTCTCAGAGACTGAATCCAGAGATACTGAAGAGATCCAGTACGCTACCGTCCATCATCTTAAAGACATGAAGACATCAGAAGAGACAGAAGACGTCTATGAGAATTCTGCAGTTCAACAGCATGATGCGGCTGAGAG ATCTGATGTTCAAATGATGGAGGATCAGTCTGTGATTTATAGTATGgttaaatgcaaatga
- the LOC130553070 gene encoding B-cell receptor CD22-like: MSLSSNKPVIXKDSEYKQRIQYLGDKQHDCSVRLTGVRHTDSHEYYFRFITNKPDGKWTGAPGVTLAVTDLQVESEGETVMEGHSVTLTCESTCSLTDTSTFIWFRNTHTLNERKKKLILPSVRRENAGDYSCAVQGHKLTSPPRRLHVFYPPNKPVISISSSGVIVEGDSVNLTCSSESNPPVHIYSWFKENQTSSVGSGQTFSITNINSSLSGGFYCVAQNEVGSQRSDAVSLTVKGGNVRVVYVVAGVAAGCGGLIFILIVVFVWKRKRRPDDIRHTQDDIYSTVTARVSETESRDTEEIQYATVHHLKDMKTSEETEDVYENSAVQQHDAAERSDVQMMEDQSVIYSMVKCK, encoded by the exons ATGTCCCT atcctccaataAACCTGTGATCNCTAAGGACTCTGAATACAAACAGAGGATTCAGTATCTGGGAGATAAACAGCACGACTGCAGCGTCAGACTGACTGGTGTGAGACACACAGATTCACACGAGTACTATTTCAGATTCATCACTAATAAACCTGATGGGAAATGGACCGGTGCTCCTGGAGTGACTCTTGCTGTCACAG atCTTCAGGTGGAGTCTGAAGGTGAGacagtgatggagggacattcAGTGACTCTGACATGTGAAAGCACATGCAGTCTGACTGACACATCAACATTCATCTGgtttagaaacacacacacattaaatgaGAGAAAGAAGAAACTCATCCTGCCGTCAGTTAGAAGAGAGAATGCAGGTGACTATAGCTGTGCTGTACAGGGACACAAACTCACATCACCTCCTCGACGTCTCCATGTCTTCT atcctccaaataaACCTGTGATCTCCATCAGTTCTTCTGGTGTAATAGTGGAGGGTGATTCAGTGAATCTGACCTGCAGCAGTGAATCAAATCCACCTGTTCACATCTACAGCTGGTTTAAAGAGAATCAAACATCATCTGTTGGATCTGGACAGACGTTCAGCATCACTAACATTAACTCCAGTCTCAGTGGAGGGTTTTACTGTGTGGCTCAGAATGAAGTTGGATCTCAGAGATCAGATGCTGTTTCACTCACTGTTAAAG GAGGAAATGTCAGAGTTGTGTATGTGGTTGCTGGGGTCGCGGCTGGATGTGGAGGTTTAATCTTCATTCTCATCGTTGTGTTTGTCTG GAAGCGCAAACGCAGACCTGATGACATCAGACACACGCag GATGACATTTATTCCACCGTAACAGCGAGAGTCTCAGAGACTGAATCCAGAGATACTGAAGAGATCCAGTACGCTACCGTCCATCATCTTAAAGACATGAAGACATCAGAAGAGACAGAAGACGTCTATGAGAATTCTGCAGTTCAACAGCATGATGCGGCTGAGAG ATCTGATGTTCAAATGATGGAGGATCAGTCTGTGATTTATAGTATGgttaaatgcaaatga